A stretch of Lentibacillus sp. JNUCC-1 DNA encodes these proteins:
- a CDS encoding N-acetylglucosamine kinase, with protein MYFLGIDGGGTKTKGVITDGHGHVLAEALAGATNPNGVPLQKVEEAFKQLFGQLMNDSGLHANDITQVFAGLSGVSRPDDQQQMRQMLSSLLDGQCEVEVDNDAVTALYSGTLGEPGVVQISGTGSITYGINEGGLHNRVGGWGHFIDKKGSGFTLGKDLLDAVFRAYDGLSGPTSLQEAVLDHFNEKQLPNLIPHIYQSDNLKVTVSGLAKLVFTEADKGDPASCAIITEHAQAIGASIACLIDKHFTRETDDQIPVVLAGGIFNRMDLFHEPIAATLDRHGIDAKLIKPELEPVAGAVVGAITHQHLSIEKQTFFENYQTSMNEVN; from the coding sequence ATGTATTTTTTAGGAATTGACGGGGGCGGCACCAAGACAAAAGGTGTCATTACAGATGGACATGGGCATGTGCTGGCAGAAGCCTTGGCCGGGGCAACAAATCCCAATGGGGTGCCGCTCCAAAAAGTAGAGGAAGCATTTAAGCAGTTGTTCGGTCAGCTGATGAATGACTCAGGCCTTCATGCAAACGACATAACTCAAGTCTTTGCAGGACTCTCCGGTGTGAGCAGACCTGATGACCAACAACAGATGCGTCAGATGCTCTCAAGTTTACTGGACGGGCAATGTGAGGTCGAAGTGGATAATGACGCTGTAACGGCTTTGTATTCAGGTACTCTGGGAGAGCCGGGTGTCGTTCAGATCTCCGGGACAGGATCGATTACATACGGTATAAATGAGGGAGGGCTCCATAACCGTGTTGGTGGCTGGGGACATTTTATTGATAAAAAGGGCAGCGGCTTTACACTTGGGAAAGACCTATTGGATGCCGTATTTCGTGCATATGATGGCTTGAGCGGCCCTACGTCTTTGCAAGAGGCTGTGCTTGATCATTTTAACGAGAAACAGCTGCCGAATCTCATACCTCATATCTATCAATCCGATAACCTTAAAGTCACTGTTTCCGGCTTGGCGAAGTTGGTTTTTACTGAAGCAGACAAAGGTGATCCGGCTTCCTGTGCCATCATAACGGAGCATGCACAGGCGATTGGGGCGTCCATCGCTTGTTTAATCGATAAACACTTTACAAGAGAGACGGATGATCAGATTCCTGTCGTTTTGGCTGGCGGTATTTTTAACCGGATGGACTTGTTCCATGAGCCGATTGCAGCAACGCTTGACAGGCATGGGATAGATGCGAAACTGATTAAACCTGAACTTGAACCTGTCGCAGGGGCAGTGGTTGGGGCGATCACACATCAGCACTTATCGATAGAAAAACAAACCTTTTTTGAAAACTATCAAACGTCCATGAATGAGGTGAATTGA
- a CDS encoding GNAT family N-acetyltransferase, giving the protein MKIAKWNDAYFDDLVKLWNQELADEFPMRKALFEQNSFKDKNISWEGSAVALDNFEQVIGFIAAKQWQEELAVDMPATTGWIQVLLVDQEHRNRGVGTQLLKHAESVLQSHGAREILLGRDPWHYFPGVPNDYSDTKDWFEKKGYQAYANEYDLLQHYGKNEPITHPEFPEADVSLLKQSEKEAFLAFLNRCFPGRWEYEAIKYFEQGGTGREFVILKKAGNIIGFCRVNDPDAPLIAQNTYWAPLFEGDLGGVGPLGVDASERGQGYGLAIVEAGIAELRRRGIQDIVIDWTGLVDFYKKLGYDIWKSYVSYKKPLNGLEEAR; this is encoded by the coding sequence TTGAAGATTGCAAAATGGAACGACGCTTATTTTGATGATCTGGTTAAGTTGTGGAATCAGGAACTTGCCGATGAATTCCCAATGCGAAAAGCGCTTTTTGAACAAAACAGTTTCAAAGATAAAAATATCTCCTGGGAGGGTTCGGCTGTAGCTTTGGATAACTTTGAGCAGGTTATCGGATTTATTGCTGCAAAGCAGTGGCAGGAAGAATTGGCTGTGGACATGCCGGCGACAACAGGCTGGATCCAAGTGCTTTTGGTTGACCAGGAGCACCGAAATAGAGGAGTGGGTACGCAATTACTCAAACATGCAGAGTCCGTATTGCAGTCTCATGGTGCCCGCGAAATCTTGCTAGGGCGTGATCCGTGGCATTACTTTCCTGGAGTCCCCAACGACTATTCTGACACGAAAGATTGGTTTGAAAAGAAAGGCTATCAAGCATACGCCAACGAATATGACCTGTTGCAACACTATGGTAAAAATGAACCGATCACCCACCCTGAATTTCCAGAAGCCGACGTCTCTCTGCTGAAGCAAAGTGAAAAAGAGGCGTTTCTGGCGTTTTTAAACCGCTGTTTCCCTGGACGCTGGGAATATGAGGCGATAAAATACTTTGAGCAAGGTGGAACAGGCCGTGAGTTTGTGATCCTCAAAAAAGCAGGGAATATCATTGGCTTTTGCCGGGTGAATGATCCGGATGCGCCTCTGATTGCTCAAAATACATATTGGGCACCGCTGTTTGAAGGAGATCTTGGGGGTGTAGGCCCGCTTGGGGTAGATGCCTCAGAGCGCGGCCAGGGCTATGGTCTGGCCATCGTGGAGGCAGGTATTGCTGAACTCAGAAGACGCGGCATACAGGACATCGTCATCGACTGGACAGGTTTGGTCGACTTTTATAAAAAATTAGGTTACGACATTTGGAAAAGCTATGTCTCGTATAAAAAACCTTTGAATGGACTGGAGGAGGCGCGATGA
- a CDS encoding serine hydrolase domain-containing protein, with protein MKAQVLEFLQQEIDLNHIPGAVIQVSHKGEILLREAIGNKVVHPIPAPMQLDTVFDLASLTKVIATLPAVLKLIDSGDLRLDDPVGYFLPAFSRNDKDEITVRHLLTHTSGLTGHRQFYQQGATTDQVLENIYTESSVYELGTHVMYSDLGFITLYKIVEVLTGTSFDDFITREILTPLDMHETVFNPTFDTERYAATEYSEALGDYKSGIVHDENTEAMGGISGHAGLFSTVADLNNFVSMIENGGTYKGKRILSESVLNVARQNYTPFATEYRGLGWILKSPAHASCGDLFSESSYGHTGFTGTSIWFDPEIDLNVILLTNRVHFGRQPHMIRLRPRLHNLIRSYFN; from the coding sequence ATGAAAGCACAAGTGCTTGAGTTTCTGCAACAGGAAATTGACCTTAACCATATTCCGGGTGCCGTCATCCAGGTGTCCCATAAGGGCGAAATTCTACTTAGAGAAGCGATCGGAAACAAGGTCGTCCACCCAATACCTGCCCCGATGCAGCTGGATACCGTATTTGATCTTGCATCACTCACGAAAGTAATCGCCACTTTGCCTGCTGTACTGAAACTGATTGACTCTGGCGACCTTCGACTTGACGACCCTGTGGGATATTTTCTGCCTGCATTTTCCCGAAATGATAAGGATGAAATCACAGTTCGGCATCTGCTGACACATACGTCTGGACTAACCGGCCATCGCCAATTTTATCAACAAGGCGCTACGACAGATCAGGTGCTCGAGAACATTTACACAGAGTCGTCTGTCTATGAATTGGGCACACATGTGATGTACAGCGACCTCGGCTTTATTACGTTATATAAGATAGTGGAAGTCCTCACAGGAACATCCTTTGACGACTTCATCACCCGGGAAATTCTTACCCCGCTTGACATGCATGAAACGGTCTTTAATCCTACGTTTGATACAGAGCGGTATGCAGCGACTGAATACAGTGAGGCATTGGGTGATTATAAAAGCGGGATTGTCCATGATGAAAATACTGAAGCCATGGGCGGGATCAGCGGGCATGCAGGGCTGTTCTCGACTGTGGCTGATTTGAATAACTTTGTTTCGATGATTGAAAATGGCGGGACCTATAAGGGGAAACGCATTTTGTCAGAGAGCGTGCTGAACGTGGCACGACAGAACTACACGCCATTTGCCACTGAGTACCGCGGACTTGGCTGGATATTGAAAAGTCCCGCCCATGCTTCGTGTGGTGATTTGTTTTCAGAAAGTTCTTATGGCCATACAGGGTTTACCGGCACAAGCATCTGGTTTGATCCTGAGATCGACCTGAATGTGATTTTGCTGACCAATCGCGTTCATTTTGGCAGACAGCCGCATATGATCCGGCTGCGTCCAAGGTTGCATAATTTAATCAGATCGTATTTTAACTGA
- a CDS encoding TIGR02677 family protein: MEPNQFRRVKEASYLTADKVWSYRTILRYFYLQHERMREFLLPEEIYAHLKEQPGFDLYTEEDLHQDLAQLVNWNNLNARQETGRSRSIEEFKKKRFRYQSTPYTIEFERMLEHMEKGGEAFGGSLEKKEFERLYSALATIETMLERSEFPPADECYQLWNDVFTYFRSIGKNTSDYMAHLNSEEAEERMQTEAFLVFKNQFTTYLRDFIVGLQQTASKIQDLLATIDTADLNPLIQQVMIHQKQVPRFEDVGLDEEALIHEQIEKWHGMCTWFLGNVHGESELEMLQERTNEQIRRITRVVQRLGERHHYFRSRKKDYLHLARWFEAVPDVHSAHELSSVVFGVFHTRHLLSDHIPTDDIYTDVWDEAPIDHETKPHVRTYREKTRPGAIVDKTKEKEDVLAAHLKQKKLEQETLEAYMSGDEIKLKDLPQIEAHVRKMLLAWIGKAMTAKDHTFKTEHGREVQVVVDETEQIKLKAEDGDMLMPAVTFRFLDQKVSEKS; the protein is encoded by the coding sequence ATGGAGCCGAATCAATTCAGACGGGTGAAAGAAGCGAGTTACCTGACAGCTGACAAAGTATGGAGTTATCGGACAATCTTGCGCTATTTTTACCTACAGCATGAGCGTATGCGGGAATTTCTTTTGCCTGAAGAAATTTATGCGCATTTAAAAGAACAGCCAGGATTCGATTTGTATACAGAAGAAGATTTGCATCAGGACTTGGCCCAGCTGGTCAATTGGAACAACTTAAATGCCAGACAGGAAACAGGTCGCTCACGGTCCATTGAGGAATTTAAGAAAAAGCGATTCAGATATCAATCAACCCCCTATACGATTGAGTTTGAACGGATGCTCGAACATATGGAAAAAGGTGGCGAGGCGTTCGGTGGTTCACTTGAGAAAAAGGAATTTGAGCGGCTCTATTCGGCGCTTGCGACGATTGAGACAATGCTTGAGCGCTCCGAATTTCCGCCGGCAGATGAGTGTTATCAATTGTGGAATGACGTGTTTACATATTTTCGATCAATAGGGAAGAACACCTCCGATTATATGGCCCACCTCAACAGCGAAGAAGCCGAAGAAAGAATGCAGACAGAAGCGTTTCTCGTGTTTAAAAATCAATTTACAACTTATTTGCGCGACTTCATCGTCGGTTTGCAGCAAACAGCTTCTAAAATTCAGGACTTGCTTGCAACGATTGATACGGCTGATTTAAACCCCTTGATCCAGCAAGTGATGATCCATCAAAAACAAGTCCCGCGGTTCGAAGACGTTGGACTGGATGAAGAGGCGCTGATTCATGAGCAAATCGAAAAATGGCATGGCATGTGCACATGGTTTCTCGGCAATGTTCACGGAGAAAGTGAGCTTGAGATGTTGCAGGAGCGGACCAATGAACAAATCCGTCGTATTACACGGGTGGTACAGCGACTCGGGGAGCGACACCATTATTTTCGCAGCCGCAAAAAAGACTACCTGCACTTGGCGCGCTGGTTTGAAGCGGTGCCTGACGTTCACAGTGCGCACGAATTATCCTCGGTTGTTTTTGGCGTCTTCCACACCCGGCATTTGCTTAGTGATCATATTCCGACAGACGACATTTATACAGATGTATGGGATGAAGCCCCAATCGATCATGAAACGAAACCACACGTGCGAACGTATCGGGAGAAAACGCGCCCTGGTGCGATCGTGGATAAAACGAAGGAGAAGGAAGATGTATTGGCAGCTCATTTAAAACAGAAAAAACTGGAACAAGAGACATTGGAAGCTTATATGTCAGGCGACGAGATCAAATTAAAAGACCTGCCGCAAATCGAAGCGCACGTTCGGAAAATGCTGCTCGCTTGGATCGGCAAGGCCATGACGGCGAAAGACCACACATTCAAGACCGAACACGGGCGGGAAGTTCAGGTCGTTGTTGACGAAACAGAACAGATTAAGCTCAAAGCAGAGGACGGAGATATGCTGATGCCAGCTGTCACATTTCGTTTCCTCGATCAAAAAGTTTCGGAAAAGAGTTGA
- a CDS encoding TIGR02678 family protein, whose translation MVETTQFDEKAQTALRMLFEKFWILRKKEPDLYQLVREREKVLKRYIDDKFGFDLIVHQHFIKLEKIPVETKSWMGIQSFQTQQDYAIFCCALAFTESRSVDEQFLLSDICEEIKELYPGEVPLDWTNYNHRRALVRVIKQLEKLTLLAVVEGEVDQFAMNEDQEVLYETTLYARYFMRSYPKDLTDYESAQDILISEWDRNAEDIRRKRVYRKLLTSPVVHRESEDDPDFAYIRNYRNRLRDDLEAHTMFRLEMFKNAAMLVADENKQELTLFPDQKALMDVALHVAAYVRDHREVYAPDEFGRIHVSQLTLEQIVANTQNEYGKGWSKLYREGTPVSVTQDLIELLRDWEMLEETKEMDIYIIKPLFGRVAGHYPADFLRKEEMHHE comes from the coding sequence ATGGTGGAAACAACCCAATTTGACGAAAAAGCCCAAACAGCGTTACGTATGCTGTTTGAAAAGTTCTGGATCCTGCGAAAGAAAGAACCGGATTTATATCAGCTTGTCCGCGAACGGGAGAAAGTGCTGAAACGGTATATCGACGACAAATTTGGCTTTGATCTGATCGTCCACCAACATTTCATCAAGTTGGAAAAAATACCGGTCGAAACAAAAAGCTGGATGGGCATTCAATCGTTTCAGACCCAGCAGGATTACGCCATATTTTGCTGTGCTTTGGCTTTTACAGAAAGCCGCAGTGTGGATGAACAATTTCTGCTGTCAGATATTTGCGAGGAGATCAAGGAATTGTATCCGGGTGAGGTTCCATTGGACTGGACGAATTACAATCACAGACGCGCTCTTGTTCGGGTCATCAAACAACTTGAGAAGTTAACCCTTCTTGCTGTGGTGGAAGGGGAGGTTGACCAGTTTGCCATGAACGAAGACCAGGAAGTGCTGTATGAAACAACCTTGTATGCACGCTACTTTATGCGCTCATACCCGAAAGACCTGACAGACTATGAATCTGCTCAAGATATTTTAATAAGTGAATGGGATAGAAACGCTGAAGACATAAGAAGGAAACGGGTATATCGAAAGCTGCTGACTTCCCCTGTCGTCCACAGGGAAAGTGAAGATGATCCTGATTTTGCGTATATCCGCAATTACCGAAACCGACTTCGGGATGATTTGGAAGCACACACAATGTTTCGGCTTGAAATGTTTAAAAACGCAGCCATGCTCGTTGCAGATGAAAACAAACAAGAGCTCACGCTATTCCCGGATCAAAAAGCATTGATGGATGTGGCGCTCCATGTGGCAGCTTACGTGCGTGATCATCGGGAGGTATATGCCCCGGATGAATTTGGGAGAATTCATGTGAGTCAGCTGACCTTGGAGCAGATCGTTGCCAACACCCAGAACGAATACGGGAAAGGCTGGAGTAAGCTGTACCGAGAAGGCACCCCTGTCAGCGTGACACAAGATTTGATTGAGCTTCTGAGAGATTGGGAGATGCTGGAGGAAACGAAGGAAATGGATATCTATATCATTAAACCGCTTTTTGGCCGGGTTGCCGGACATTATCCTGCTGACTTTTTGCGGAAGGAGGAGATGCATCATGAATAA
- a CDS encoding TIGR02680 family protein has protein sequence MNKTAKWKMNRAGLLNFWYYDNEIFDFADGKLLLRGSNGSGKSVTMQSLLPVLLDGRKSPDRLDPFGSKARRMEDYLLGEKDIVDRDERTGYLFLEYKLAETGQYITTGIGMQARRHKPMNAWYFVITDNRRVGYSIDLHETERHAGESQDVPLSRTQLENRIGDGGKVVRTAGEYKKLVNKYIFGFENIEAYDDLIKLLIQLRSPKLSKEFRPTAIYDILEAALPPITDDDLRHLSDTIEHMDQTKQQIEQLEREQTAVEKLIHRYHAYNEYRLAESAQHLKRAESQYHKEGQTLKEKRQGITELQTDVQTMTDRATQLDQQKDVLEQKRERLQHHKVWRMEKELYDERAVLETVQKDLEKRDQALTSKKRQELDVKEMKEDLEMSVEAGSANLSDRLVDMQADAEDASFDGHDVNEADFNRHKETAHDFSVWLKETDAHFQKLDAISEELQVYEQLKSELTKLDKQVAETRQELDQTKQEEQDWLAIFEKDKQAQLHSIYQWTEDHAFLSIPEDVLQQTSRNMYSLYEPVSYEQVRTPFVKVSNAYQMKINESIATKNSRIKLLEETIEEKEAEHAEWVAKKDPEPPFQQATTKHARAELKANGQRFVPLYEAVEFQDHVTADVRRHIESALIDTGLLDALIADEKLTITHDRIIQPAPHIMAHTLADYLVPDEGIDTIIPAEKVDDILRSILVDPDGTETTAINVDGTYQIGLTTGHAVSVEEVRFIGKKARERYRQTQIEAIRTEIAALKQEQETINHAIKTLETDIANAEKALESFPDDEDLHVAFSHVQEKRFHINQLDKRLQGLNNDLHQAHQTFQETKSKLGRSTRDLNIEFSRHAYLQAKEIMRRYEKDLQQLITVYTTYQHHQANLAKTNGRLEELASEVIELQGDLNDLHDRKARTEQNIREIEHQLDMADADTIREEIRTVQQQLSATVAEQDEIKTKLPQKKVDQTRLEEEAADKEQAQTFWGHMIEAWSNTFHREVDFGFIPVPDELETRGEQLNWILTTYESVLNDKDMAKIEEQLTKVFYEQQSNLMEYRMIDTTDAVRFSEFEWLTDEWTEAQTIQLEHWKQKATRRLIQLDFQGRRVNPYYMGDKLERDRLQQQTMLDDQDRQLYEDILFDSVGRKLRSRINRAEKWTKDMDKLMQNTDSSSGLTFSIKWKPRTAETETELDTKELVDLLRRNPRLLKEADIERVSDHFRSKIDRAKELVDLEGEGNTLLQVLKEVLDYRNWFSFVLSYERIGENKRELTNHAFYQFSGGEKAMAMYIPLFTACYSRYREADETAPYIISLDEAFAGVDENNIREMFEIVEQLGFDYIMNSQVLWGIMIRFLTWPFVSLCDREMPHSSQSSVIIGTVKTNIWSSLKATKKRELKP, from the coding sequence ATGAATAAGACGGCAAAATGGAAAATGAATCGTGCCGGATTGCTTAATTTCTGGTACTATGACAATGAGATTTTTGACTTTGCGGACGGTAAACTGCTGCTCAGAGGCAGCAATGGTTCCGGAAAATCGGTCACAATGCAAAGTCTGTTGCCCGTGCTTCTTGACGGACGCAAATCACCGGACAGACTGGACCCATTTGGATCAAAAGCACGTCGGATGGAAGATTATCTGCTCGGTGAAAAAGACATTGTTGACAGGGACGAGCGTACTGGATATTTGTTTTTGGAATACAAACTCGCTGAAACAGGGCAATACATCACAACCGGTATTGGCATGCAGGCGCGCCGGCATAAGCCGATGAACGCCTGGTATTTCGTTATAACAGATAACCGTCGCGTCGGGTATAGCATTGACCTGCATGAAACGGAACGGCACGCTGGAGAGAGTCAGGATGTGCCATTGTCCCGCACCCAGTTGGAAAACCGGATCGGGGACGGCGGCAAAGTTGTCCGGACAGCTGGTGAATATAAGAAGCTCGTAAACAAATATATCTTTGGATTTGAAAACATTGAAGCGTACGATGATTTGATCAAGCTGCTGATTCAGCTGCGGAGCCCTAAGCTTTCCAAGGAATTCAGACCGACAGCCATTTATGACATATTGGAAGCAGCGCTCCCGCCGATTACCGACGATGACCTCAGACATTTATCAGATACAATTGAACATATGGATCAGACGAAACAGCAGATCGAACAGCTCGAGCGGGAACAAACCGCAGTGGAAAAATTGATTCATCGCTACCATGCTTATAATGAATACCGGTTGGCAGAAAGTGCCCAACACTTAAAGCGTGCTGAAAGTCAATATCATAAAGAAGGGCAGACCTTGAAGGAGAAACGCCAAGGAATCACTGAACTTCAAACTGACGTTCAGACGATGACCGATCGTGCGACTCAACTTGATCAGCAAAAAGATGTGCTTGAACAAAAGCGGGAGCGCCTGCAGCATCATAAAGTATGGCGTATGGAAAAGGAATTGTATGATGAACGGGCTGTGCTTGAAACGGTTCAGAAAGACCTGGAAAAACGGGATCAGGCTCTTACAAGTAAGAAACGTCAGGAACTTGATGTCAAGGAGATGAAAGAGGATCTCGAGATGTCAGTGGAAGCGGGCAGCGCCAATTTGTCCGATAGGCTTGTAGACATGCAGGCTGATGCCGAAGATGCTTCTTTTGATGGGCATGATGTCAATGAAGCTGATTTTAATCGTCATAAAGAGACGGCGCATGATTTTTCTGTTTGGCTAAAAGAAACGGATGCCCATTTTCAAAAGCTTGATGCCATCAGTGAAGAACTTCAAGTGTATGAACAGCTTAAAAGCGAGTTGACCAAATTGGACAAACAGGTCGCTGAAACACGGCAAGAGCTGGATCAAACCAAGCAGGAAGAACAGGACTGGCTTGCCATTTTTGAGAAAGACAAGCAAGCTCAGCTGCACAGCATTTATCAATGGACAGAAGATCATGCATTTTTGAGTATCCCTGAAGATGTGCTGCAGCAAACTTCCCGAAATATGTACAGCCTGTATGAACCGGTGAGCTATGAACAGGTCCGGACGCCGTTTGTAAAAGTCAGCAACGCCTATCAAATGAAAATCAATGAATCTATTGCAACCAAAAACAGCCGCATAAAATTACTCGAGGAGACGATTGAGGAAAAAGAAGCTGAACACGCCGAATGGGTGGCGAAAAAGGACCCGGAACCACCATTTCAACAAGCGACGACCAAGCATGCACGGGCTGAGTTGAAGGCAAACGGTCAACGGTTTGTGCCATTGTATGAAGCTGTTGAGTTTCAGGATCACGTCACAGCTGATGTACGGCGACATATAGAATCAGCGCTGATCGACACAGGCTTACTTGATGCGCTTATTGCTGATGAAAAGCTTACGATTACGCATGACCGTATCATCCAGCCTGCACCGCACATCATGGCACACACCCTTGCAGACTATCTTGTTCCTGATGAGGGCATTGATACAATCATACCTGCAGAGAAAGTGGATGATATTCTCCGCAGCATTCTCGTCGATCCAGATGGAACCGAAACGACAGCCATTAATGTTGATGGCACGTATCAGATTGGTTTAACAACTGGCCATGCCGTCTCGGTGGAAGAGGTTCGGTTTATCGGCAAAAAAGCACGTGAACGGTATCGTCAAACGCAAATCGAAGCCATTCGCACGGAAATCGCTGCACTCAAACAAGAACAGGAAACGATCAATCATGCGATTAAGACATTAGAAACGGATATTGCCAATGCTGAGAAAGCGCTGGAAAGCTTTCCAGATGACGAGGATTTGCATGTCGCATTTTCACATGTGCAAGAGAAACGGTTTCATATCAACCAGCTCGATAAGCGTTTGCAAGGGCTGAATAACGACCTTCATCAGGCACACCAGACATTTCAGGAAACCAAGAGCAAGCTTGGTCGTTCGACAAGAGACCTGAACATCGAATTTTCCCGTCATGCCTACCTGCAGGCTAAAGAAATCATGCGTCGTTATGAAAAAGACCTGCAGCAGCTGATCACCGTTTATACAACCTATCAGCATCATCAGGCGAATCTGGCGAAAACGAACGGCCGACTTGAGGAACTTGCCAGCGAAGTGATCGAGCTCCAAGGTGATCTAAATGATTTGCACGACAGAAAAGCACGCACTGAGCAGAACATTCGTGAGATTGAACACCAGCTTGACATGGCCGATGCGGACACAATCAGAGAAGAAATCAGAACCGTTCAACAGCAGCTGAGTGCTACAGTTGCCGAACAGGATGAGATTAAGACAAAACTGCCGCAGAAAAAAGTTGATCAAACCAGGCTGGAAGAAGAAGCTGCAGATAAAGAACAGGCACAGACCTTTTGGGGTCACATGATTGAAGCGTGGTCCAATACGTTTCACCGTGAAGTCGACTTCGGTTTTATCCCTGTACCTGATGAACTGGAAACACGTGGTGAGCAGCTGAACTGGATTTTGACCACGTACGAATCGGTTCTAAACGATAAGGACATGGCCAAAATTGAAGAACAGCTGACAAAGGTTTTCTATGAACAGCAATCAAATCTCATGGAATACCGCATGATTGATACAACCGACGCTGTTCGTTTTTCTGAATTTGAGTGGTTGACAGATGAATGGACAGAAGCCCAAACGATTCAGCTTGAGCATTGGAAGCAAAAAGCAACCCGTCGTTTGATTCAGCTTGACTTCCAAGGGAGACGTGTCAATCCATATTATATGGGAGACAAATTGGAAAGGGACCGCCTTCAACAGCAAACCATGCTGGATGATCAGGACCGTCAGTTATACGAGGATATTTTATTTGATTCGGTTGGCCGCAAACTGCGCAGTCGGATCAATCGAGCGGAAAAGTGGACCAAGGACATGGACAAATTGATGCAGAACACAGATTCATCCTCAGGTCTCACATTCAGCATTAAATGGAAGCCAAGAACCGCTGAAACGGAAACAGAACTTGATACAAAAGAATTGGTCGATTTGCTCAGACGCAATCCCCGTCTGTTAAAAGAAGCAGATATTGAGCGGGTAAGCGACCATTTCCGTTCCAAAATTGACCGAGCAAAAGAACTTGTCGACCTGGAAGGGGAAGGGAATACGCTTCTTCAAGTGCTGAAAGAAGTTCTTGACTATCGCAATTGGTTCTCGTTTGTGCTGTCCTATGAACGTATCGGTGAAAACAAGCGCGAGCTGACCAACCATGCTTTTTATCAATTCAGTGGCGGGGAAAAAGCAATGGCGATGTATATCCCACTGTTTACCGCTTGTTATTCCAGATACAGGGAAGCTGACGAGACGGCACCATATATTATTTCCCTTGATGAGGCCTTTGCGGGTGTCGATGAAAACAATATCCGGGAAATGTTTGAGATCGTGGAGCAGCTCGGTTTTGATTACATTATGAATTCCCAGGTATTGTGGGGGATTATGATACGATTTCTCACTTGGCCATTTGTGAGCTTGTGCGACCGAGAAATGCCGCATTCGTCACAGTCGTCCGTTATTATTGGGACGGTCAAAACCAACATTTGGTCCTCCCTGAAAGCAACCAAGAAAAGGGAACTGAAACCGTAA